One Halorussus sp. MSC15.2 genomic region harbors:
- the dph5 gene encoding diphthine synthase, which produces MLTFVGLGLYDERSITVEGRDALRNADRVFAEFYTSRLLGATVEDLESYHDADIEVRDRAGVEQDPEDILRAGSDGDAVFLTAGDTMISTTHVDLRLRAEERGIDTRVVHAPTAESAASGLTGLQNYRFGKATTLPFEYAHGADGVPASVTDALDENRERGLHTLVYLDIKVRNDEYMTADHAARLLADDYGDVLAVVVARAGSPDPLVAADRLSNLADRQFGDPLHLLVVPGDLHHIEADALAELADAPEELLDVE; this is translated from the coding sequence ATGCTCACATTCGTCGGTCTCGGTCTCTACGACGAGCGCTCGATAACCGTCGAGGGCCGGGACGCCCTGCGGAACGCCGACCGCGTCTTCGCCGAGTTCTACACCAGCAGACTCCTCGGCGCGACCGTCGAGGACCTCGAATCCTACCACGACGCCGACATCGAGGTCCGCGACCGCGCGGGCGTCGAACAGGACCCCGAGGACATCCTTCGCGCCGGGAGCGACGGCGACGCGGTGTTCCTCACGGCGGGCGACACGATGATTTCGACCACGCACGTGGACCTCCGACTCCGCGCCGAGGAGCGCGGCATCGACACGCGGGTCGTCCACGCGCCGACCGCCGAGTCCGCCGCCAGCGGTCTGACCGGACTCCAGAACTATCGGTTCGGCAAGGCCACGACGCTCCCCTTCGAGTACGCCCACGGTGCCGACGGCGTCCCCGCCAGCGTCACCGACGCGCTCGACGAGAACCGCGAGCGCGGTCTCCACACGCTGGTCTACCTCGACATCAAAGTTCGCAACGACGAATACATGACCGCCGACCACGCCGCCAGACTGCTCGCCGACGACTACGGCGACGTGCTGGCCGTCGTGGTCGCGCGCGCCGGGAGTCCGGACCCGTTGGTCGCGGCCGACCGACTCTCGAACCTCGCCGACCGCCAGTTCGGCGACCCGCTCCACCTACTGGTCGTTCCTGGAGACCTCCACCACATCGAGGCAGACGCGCTCGCCGAACTCGCCGACGCGCCCGAAGAACTGCTCGACGTCGAGTAG
- a CDS encoding BGTF surface domain-containing protein — protein sequence MRPTSGAVPGSPEGHRKGAVADRINNQTMTTTTDKLRGAFLAAMLVMSVFAGTIAFAGAASAAAGNVEKGDAFDLNPGQRYWAGQTVFTDEANSTETTVEIIDETDGSLADSFVTDSEGDIKFSTKGLEGNYYLQNENGQNLTDANNKVLSFKVTSQDLSASFEDDVDNKHSTKTELNLNSKRTNYDATITSSGLSSEELEGIFTDITTKRTENGVAIQTIQTETINTSFKDVDAGNYTFKVEVNDTGAVAEADINVSAGGDAMATFQGSGVVSEERGDIASFTIDLENSDKANVSIGSQDVNWKANFTVYDNGTDNEVTVNFNTYKSDSGVVKDFVSVEGDDAVKTHGTASNGGSIQGVHTNWDNNQTADPGGLGSPISAGQYEMITGVNGEDDVTQLSLNEGSIDGAQVWKHPRKTSNLPSDVSDLVSNVVKGDSVAMQDLAVVEFTASGLYGNDSLTHHNLSTNFNASDVYSLNVTQTNPGANAQPNEFEGNQTREVYFDSANNTVYAVVDTSSNDISVADKYRATFTVHQGSSVTDEARSANTTFTVTERELSFTGVNESDVLPVAGNISGDTSIAAGSEFQVQVKSDSFVRTATATVQDDGTFVAPFDFSDVDTGTDVTVSAKSGDASDEVDGVIVESAETTTTTTSNSTTTTTTETTTTTTTTADTTTTTEETTTEETTTTEQSGSIPGFGVAVSMVALVAAALLALRRSN from the coding sequence ATGAGGCCCACATCCGGTGCGGTACCGGGTTCCCCCGAAGGGCACAGGAAAGGTGCTGTCGCCGACCGAATAAACAACCAAACCATGACAACAACAACAGACAAACTTCGCGGCGCTTTCCTTGCTGCGATGCTGGTAATGTCGGTTTTCGCCGGCACCATCGCCTTTGCGGGCGCAGCATCCGCGGCGGCAGGAAACGTCGAGAAGGGCGATGCGTTCGACCTGAACCCCGGCCAGCGTTACTGGGCGGGACAGACGGTCTTCACCGACGAGGCGAACAGTACGGAAACGACTGTCGAAATTATTGACGAAACTGATGGCTCCCTCGCTGACTCGTTCGTTACGGACAGTGAAGGCGACATCAAGTTCAGCACCAAGGGTCTGGAAGGCAACTACTACCTCCAGAACGAGAACGGTCAGAACCTCACCGATGCTAACAATAAAGTCCTCAGCTTCAAGGTCACGTCGCAGGACCTCAGCGCGAGTTTCGAGGACGACGTGGACAACAAGCACTCCACGAAGACGGAACTCAACCTGAACTCCAAGCGGACGAACTACGACGCCACGATTACCTCGAGTGGTCTCAGTTCTGAGGAGCTTGAGGGAATCTTCACCGACATTACGACCAAGCGGACTGAGAACGGTGTTGCTATCCAAACCATCCAGACTGAGACGATCAATACGTCCTTCAAGGATGTTGACGCTGGCAACTACACGTTCAAAGTCGAAGTGAACGACACCGGCGCGGTCGCCGAAGCCGACATCAACGTCTCGGCAGGTGGCGACGCAATGGCTACTTTCCAAGGTAGCGGCGTTGTCAGTGAAGAGCGCGGCGACATCGCCTCGTTCACCATCGACCTCGAAAACAGCGACAAGGCTAACGTCTCCATCGGTAGCCAAGACGTCAACTGGAAGGCCAACTTCACGGTCTACGACAACGGCACCGACAACGAGGTCACCGTCAACTTCAATACTTACAAGTCCGACAGCGGTGTGGTTAAAGACTTCGTGAGTGTTGAAGGTGACGACGCCGTTAAGACTCACGGAACCGCCAGCAATGGTGGTTCCATTCAGGGCGTTCACACTAACTGGGACAACAACCAGACGGCCGACCCGGGCGGTCTCGGCAGTCCCATCTCCGCGGGTCAGTACGAGATGATTACTGGCGTCAACGGTGAGGACGACGTCACCCAGCTCTCCCTGAACGAGGGTTCGATTGACGGTGCGCAGGTCTGGAAGCACCCGCGAAAGACGAGCAACCTCCCGAGCGACGTGAGCGACCTCGTCAGCAACGTCGTCAAGGGTGACTCCGTTGCGATGCAGGACCTCGCGGTTGTCGAGTTCACCGCGTCCGGTCTCTACGGTAACGACAGTCTGACCCATCACAACCTCAGCACGAACTTCAACGCGAGCGACGTCTACTCGCTGAACGTCACGCAGACCAACCCCGGCGCGAACGCTCAGCCGAACGAGTTCGAGGGTAACCAGACGCGTGAGGTCTACTTCGACTCGGCCAACAACACGGTCTACGCTGTCGTTGACACCAGTAGCAACGACATCAGTGTGGCCGACAAGTACCGCGCGACGTTCACGGTCCACCAAGGTAGCAGCGTCACTGACGAGGCCCGCTCGGCCAACACTACGTTCACCGTCACGGAGCGCGAACTCTCCTTCACCGGTGTGAACGAGAGCGACGTGCTCCCCGTCGCCGGTAACATCTCCGGTGACACCAGCATCGCTGCTGGCTCGGAGTTCCAGGTCCAGGTCAAGTCCGACTCCTTCGTCCGGACCGCGACCGCGACCGTTCAGGACGACGGTACCTTCGTCGCCCCGTTCGACTTCAGCGACGTTGACACGGGCACGGACGTCACCGTCTCCGCCAAGTCCGGCGATGCGAGTGACGAGGTCGACGGCGTGATTGTCGAGTCCGCAGAGACGACGACGACCACCACGTCGAACTCCACCACGACGACCACGACGGAGACGACGACCACGACGACGACGACCGCGGACACGACGACCACGACCGAAGAGACCACCACCGAGGAGACCACCACCACCGAACAGAGTGGTAGTATCCCCGGCTTCGGTGTCGCCGTCTCGATGGTTGCGCTCGTCGCCGCCGCGCTGCTGGCTCTCCGCCGCAGCAACTAG
- the artA gene encoding archaeosortase A has translation MTSALTDGLAWLAIGLFAAATALDWYDDDRGRGRARYLAAGAWGVFGVFWLALFPHFAFEQRSFIEGALSFVALPACLYVGYLLLQGRETLFLLSRAVAFMGLIYMPFTMIAPANEWLIETVTWQGEFVMRSLGYEFQVVQRDETIRGAYFFATENHGEFTINVLLACTGLGSMAIFGGLIAAVRAPVRRKLRAIAIAIPVIWALNLARVVFITLAFSQQWMQVFVEPTMSLVGYDNPYMVSYFISDRVLAQSLSVVALVGIAWAVAREVPELLTVGEDVLYVVTGDEYDLHAAVGTERPVAADGNGE, from the coding sequence GTGACTTCGGCGTTAACCGACGGACTCGCGTGGCTCGCGATTGGACTGTTCGCCGCGGCCACCGCGCTCGACTGGTACGACGACGACCGCGGACGCGGACGCGCCCGCTACCTCGCGGCGGGCGCGTGGGGCGTCTTCGGCGTCTTCTGGCTCGCGCTGTTCCCTCACTTCGCCTTCGAACAGCGGAGTTTCATCGAAGGGGCGCTGAGTTTCGTCGCACTCCCTGCCTGTCTGTACGTCGGTTACCTGCTCTTGCAGGGGCGAGAGACCCTCTTCCTGCTCTCGCGGGCCGTCGCGTTCATGGGTCTCATCTACATGCCGTTCACGATGATTGCGCCGGCCAACGAGTGGCTCATCGAGACCGTGACGTGGCAGGGCGAGTTCGTCATGCGGTCGCTCGGCTACGAGTTTCAGGTCGTCCAACGCGACGAGACCATCCGCGGCGCGTACTTCTTCGCCACCGAGAACCACGGCGAGTTCACCATCAACGTCCTGCTTGCCTGCACGGGTCTCGGGAGCATGGCCATCTTCGGCGGTCTCATCGCAGCAGTTCGCGCCCCCGTCCGCCGGAAGCTTCGGGCTATCGCCATCGCTATCCCCGTTATCTGGGCGCTGAACCTCGCCCGAGTCGTGTTCATCACGCTCGCGTTCAGCCAGCAGTGGATGCAGGTGTTCGTGGAACCGACGATGTCGCTGGTCGGCTACGACAATCCGTACATGGTGTCGTACTTCATCTCCGACCGCGTCCTCGCTCAGAGTCTCTCCGTCGTCGCGCTGGTCGGCATCGCGTGGGCCGTCGCCCGCGAGGTGCCCGAACTGCTGACCGTCGGCGAGGACGTCCTCTACGTCGTGACCGGCGACGAGTACGACCTCCACGCGGCGGTGGGGACCGAGCGGCCGGTCGCCGCGGACGGGAACGGCGAGTGA